A DNA window from Hordeum vulgare subsp. vulgare chromosome 1H, MorexV3_pseudomolecules_assembly, whole genome shotgun sequence contains the following coding sequences:
- the LOC123417672 gene encoding non-classical arabinogalactan protein 31-like, producing the protein MAVLAKCLLMFSLCAAFLSLLGTGASAMGLPQPHAPVNFTIGVQGMVWCKTCRYIGYNAKMDASPLQGVDVYLQCRHGPRRLKKLPGTSGQGGYFVIQSAQMASFTNDECKVYVESSSSTACGLVDEPAAGEGLPLKFDSFVKHGDGLQALYSVGNFFFRPNNPNKCY; encoded by the exons ATGGCTGTGCTAGCCAAGTGCCTTCTCATGTTCTCCCTCTGCGCCGCGTTCCTCTCTCTGCTTGGCACCGGCGCCTCCGCCATGGGCCTGCCCCAGCCTCATGCGCCGGTGAACTTCACCATCGGCGTGCAGGGCATGGTCTGGTGCAAGACCTGCAGGTACATCGGCTACAACGCCAAAATGGACGCCTCCCCGCTCCAAG GCGTGGATGTGTACCTGCAGTGCCGGCACGGCCCGCGGCGGCTGAAGAAGCTGCCAGGGACATCGGGGCAGGGCGGCTACTTCGTCATCCAGTCGGCGCAGATGGCGTCCTTCACCAACGACGAGTGCAAGGTGTACGTGGAGAGCTCGTCGTCAACCGCGTGTGGCCTCGTCGACGAACCCGCCGCCGGCGAGGGGCTGCCGCTCAAGTTCGACTCCTTCGTCAAGCACGGCGACGGCCTGCAGGCGCTCTACTCCGTCGGCAACTTCTTCTTCCGCCCCAACAACCCCAACAAGTGCTACTGA